Proteins from a single region of Chloroflexaceae bacterium:
- a CDS encoding MarR family transcriptional regulator, which produces MPLHSRNREDLTRDNAHRLLCLVERLRPQLIGPTFQRLTELHLSPSHIRLMRLLQSEGPLAMKELAGRLGISPPSVTALTRRLAATGLVTRRPHADDSRVVLLELTPAGEALQAQVIAEQMARMGEFLSGLCPNEQNLLLDLLERAIRAGEERLEGLGGPHPPRKESG; this is translated from the coding sequence ATGCCGCTGCACTCCCGAAATCGCGAGGACCTGACTCGCGATAACGCGCACCGTCTGCTATGCCTGGTCGAGCGCCTGCGCCCGCAGTTGATCGGCCCGACCTTTCAGCGGCTCACCGAATTGCACCTTTCACCATCGCACATTCGCCTTATGCGTCTGCTGCAGTCAGAGGGGCCGCTGGCGATGAAGGAACTGGCCGGGCGTCTGGGGATCAGCCCGCCCTCGGTAACGGCGCTGACCCGGCGGCTGGCGGCGACGGGACTGGTGACGCGGCGCCCCCACGCCGATGATAGCCGCGTGGTGCTGCTTGAATTGACCCCCGCTGGCGAGGCGTTGCAGGCGCAGGTTATCGCAGAGCAGATGGCGCGTATGGGCGAGTTCCTGTCCGGGCTTTGCCCGAACGAGCAGAACCTGTTGCTCGATCTGCTGGAACGGGCCATTCGCGCCGGCGAGGAGCGTCTGGAGGGACTGGGAGGGCCACACCCTCCCAGGAAAGAAAGCGGATAA